The DNA region CCGTCATTTATTGGTTCTCCGGCGCGTCGATCCAAGCGGTCACCACCGGCGCACACCGCGCGGTGGAATTTATCAAGCGAAACATTCGGCTCGAGGGTGTCACGAAGGCCTCGGTGAAAGACTCGAAAGAAGTCGTGAAGATCTGCACCCAATACGCACAAAGCGGCATGATCAACATCTTCGGCGTGATCTTTTCCTTCACGTTGGCATTCGCCTGTTTCGATCCGACCTTCTTCGCCAGCTACCTGATCTCGATCGCCGTCTTCGGCCTGTTCCAAGCCATGTTCATGGCCAATGCCGGCGGGGCGTGGGACAACGCCAAAAAAGTGGTCGAAGTCGATCTGAAAGAAAAGGGGACACCGCTCCATTCCGCGACTGTCGTCGGCGATACCGTCGGCGATCCGTACAAAGACACCTCGTCGGTGGCGTTGAACCCGATCATCAAGTTCACGACGCTGTTCGGCCTGCTCGCCGTCGAGATCGCTGTCTCTGCGAAGACCACGGCGCTCTACATCGGCGTGGTCCTGTTCGTCGTGGGCCTCTTCTTCGTCGGCCGCTCTTTCTACGGGATGCGGATCGGCGGTACCGACACCAACGCCCAAGATCACAGCGAACCGCAACGCCAAGTCCACACTGGGACGTAATTGGTGTTACAAACACACCACGATGAGTGCCTTTCCGGATGTGAAGAGGAACGCCGGCGTGTCGGTGGTGCCGCGGATGGTGCAGTGGATCTCTTTGCCGCCCGATTTCAATACCGCGTTGCCGCTGATGGCGCCGGTGGCGGTCCACTCTTCGGTGGTCCCGCTGATCTCTGACTCGAACGCGAGGGCGAAACTGACTGCGGCCCCGACGCCCTGACTGAGCGAAAATGTGCCGCTCAGTTGTTGCTCGATCGCCAATGTGTTGTTGCCGGAGAATCCCTCCTTGGCGCAAAAGGCCGCGCGACCTTGGCTGGCCGTCACCGTCCCGGTCAGTCGGGAAGATCCACTCAGCGCGCTTAACTTCCCCGCAATCGTGCCGGTCTGCGTCTGCAATGCAATCGTGATGTCGTCTTCTTCGCGCATCCCATCCGCCTCGACGGCCGACAGCGTGGAATATCCCGAGACACTGACGACCTTGCCATCTGGCTCGAACGTGACGGTCAGACTCCCCGTATTGCAGAACTCCTGCCGCCGGGTCTCCGCGGCCGCATCGCCATCGATCGCGATTTCGTTGTCGTACGTTTCGTCGTAACTCTCCATCACCGCCGTTGCGGCATCGGCCACGACCGCTTCGGCGGACTCGCCATCGCTCAGATCGAGACTCGGCCCGACGCCTTCTTGCACCTCGGCCACGCTCGGCTCCGTCGCGTTGTCCCCGTCTCCGCACGCCGCGAGCGCGCCGACGCCGCAGCAGATCACCAACACTCCCATACCGATACGCATGCGCATATTTGCCCCTTTCGCGAGTACATCCTATATCGGCACCAGGCCCAGAAAGTTGCCTGAGTCGGCCTGACTTCCTTAGCTGCCCCTCGCCCCGACGGGGGAGGGGCCCCCGCCCATTGGCCGGCGGGCAGGCGCCGTAGGCGGGGGGAGAGGGTCCCCACTGCGATGCACTTAGGCCGCTGTGCGATGGGGGTGGCCGGTCTGGCGCCGGGGGCGGTGGTGATACGCCTGGGGACACCAACGGAATCGGGCGCGTCGCCGGGGAAGGAGCGCATAGACGGGTGGGGGGAGCCACTGCGCGATGGGGTATGAATCCGCGGCGTACGAGCGCTCAACGAGTGCTGCGGCATGCATGGGGATCCAGCGGCTCGGCACTGTCCCGCCCCGCACTCGATGTGCGGCAAAGGCGGGGTCGAGGCGAAACAGCAGGCCGACGGCTCCGAGGATCAGTGTGCCACCGGTCAGCAGTTGCGGCGTGAGCGGCTCACCGAGCAGTCCCACGGCCAACAAGCTGCCGCAGACCGGTTGCAGGAACCACGCGATCGCGATGCTCGAGACTCGCAGTTGCCGCAGCGCGCGCAACCAAAGATACGTTCCGAACGCGGAACATCCGAGGCCGAGGTAGCCGAGCGCCGTCCATCCCTGCCACGAGAGTCCATGGATGTATGCCCATGTGGTCGTGGATTGGAACGGGAGCAGGTACAACGCGGCACAGCCCAGGCACGCGGCGAGCACTTGGGTTGGGGCATAGCGCGCGACGACCGGTTTCAGCAGGACGGCGAGCGTCGCCTCGCAGATCACGGCGATCAAATAGAGACAATTGCCCGCGAGCAACGCACTGTTGCCGCCGCCCGAGAGCGTGAGAAATCCGAGTACGGCCATCCCGAGGGCCATGGCTTGTAACGGACGAATCCCTTCGCGCAAGAAACACGCGGCAAAGACGATCATGGTGATCGGTTCCATCGCGACGATCAGCGCGCCGACGCTGGCCGCAGAGCGTCGCAATGACTCCGCTTGCAGCAGCGAAGCGATCGTGAACGCGAGTGCTGTGGCTAAGGCAATGCGGCCCCACACGGCCCACGGCATCGGTTGGAACCCTCGGCGCCATACGAAGGGGAGGATGACGAGTGCGGCCAACGTATGGCGCATCCACACGAAGGTCAGCGGTGGCAGTGTGTCTGCGGCCACGGCGGTACAAGTCGGCGTGGCGGCGTAGAGGAGATTGAGCAGTAAGAGTAGAGCAATGCTCATGGCAGTCCCCGGCGATTGTTGTGGATGAGCCGGCCAATAGGCCTGTGGACAACTGTTGGCAAATTGATTTTTCTTCGTTGCGGGATGGTTCGATTTTTCAGCGCATATCGTCTCGCCTTTCAATCACTACTTGATGCCCATCGTGCGGAGTGGTCCACAGCGAGGCAGTTTTCCACAATCTCATCCACAGTGTCGGATGAGTCTGGGCAATGGCGTGCGGGCCCGCGCGGATGCCGGGTACCGCACCACCCAAAACGGGTGAGAAATGATCCCTATCAGCTGGGATTTTTTTTAATTCTGAGAATGTGACGTTGCTCGGGATTTGAAACAAAACATAGTCATCATGCGGAGATAAAAAAATGTCTCTCCCGGCCTGTCCCGTGGCACATCGCTTGCTCTTTTTTGCTGCTGGGAGGGTCGATGGACCCGATGTGGAACCAGCAGCAATGCGTGGCGTTGATCCTGGAGCGGGCGGTCCAACTCAGCCAGGGCGACTTGCAAGGCGGTCACCCCGCCGTCCTCAGTTGCGGCGGAATCTTCGTGCCGCGCCCCAGACCGATGAGCATCTCCGATCCCCTCTACCACATCCTCTACACCCCAAACGACCAACAACCCGCCAAGGTTGTCAGCGCGTTGATCACCAAAAATCTGCTCGATGAGATCCTGAACAAAGATCGCGTGAATTAACGGCAGTGCGTACGTTTCGGACGATCGCTCTTACTTCTGCGGTTTCTTGAGGGCGGTGTGCAGCAGCTCCGGAGTCCCGGCCCGGCGGGCGAGCGCGAGCGATGGCGCATCGTGCAGCGGCACGACATAGGCAGTCTTATAGAAACAGGCCCCCCGTTCTGTATAGATAAAGTGATCGAGGTAGCAGTGCCCGTACGGACCCGGCAGCGTGTGGATATGCGGGCGGGCGGGGAGATGTTGAATACGCGAGGCATCCCACGCAACCGATGGATCGCCCTCCACGATGGCCAATTGCGGTTTGACCGCCGCCGTGGCTTGGGCATTGGCCTTATCCACCAGGAGTTCGTACAGGAGCAATTCCCCCGAGGCTCCCGTAAACGGATCATGGAGCACGACGACATCCGCCTTCGCGAAGTCCTCGGCCCGATAGTACTTCTTCCCACTGCGCTGGAACGCAAAGCGGATCGTGATCGGGTGTCCGCGATACGTCACGACGATGCCCCGTTCCCACCCCTCTTCTCCGGTAAAGCGCTGGAGCGGCAAGACGTCGACTTTTTCGAAGAGCGGCTGCCCATCGATCTCGAGTTGAGTGCCAACCTGGAGGTTCCTGACTAGATGGAAAAATGCAAACGGGTCGATCTCTGTCTCGGTGATCCGGACGGTATCGACCTTTCCTTGCTCCACCAGCCGCATCGCGGTGACGAGCGGCGCGATATGACTTCCGGAGGCCGGATAGAGCATTTCCAGGTTCCGGGCCTGAATCGCCGCTGGCAATTGCTGTGCCACGATATCGGCGAGGGCATAAAACGCTTGGACGCTGCGCAGATCGTCCACCTGACGGAGCGGCAGCGCGTCCAACAGCTGGTCGAACGGATGCGGTATGCGATCACGCATGTAATATTGGGTATACTCGGCGCGTCGGGTCTCCCAGTAGTTGGTCAGATACATCTTGGCATCGACAGCGCGCACTTGTTGGGCCGGCAGCGACTCGGCATAGAATGATGGGAAGGCCTTGGGGCGCTGCCGTGCTGCTGCGGCATAGCTCGTTTCTGCAGAGGGCATAAATCGTTGGGCGACAAACAAGGCCTCCGTGCCGGGATCGACGCGAGCCGGGTCGCCGCCTCTTTCCGTTGCATCTCGTTTCCAGAAGCGGAAATGTTCGCGTAGTGCGTTCCCTAATTTCCATTTGAGATTCTTGTCGAGGGCCTGCGGATTGTCTGCGGCAAACCACGCCGTGAGGTCGCGTATCGTCATCCCCTCGAAGCGGCTCACCCGCGAGGGGTCGGCGGCGCGGTCCGGCGGCGGGGGGGCATCCTTATCCTCCTGGCGCCAGGCCTTTCGGGCCTCTTGTCGCCGCACCCCGATGTCATCTTGGGATTCACGAAAATATTCGGTCGGGCTCAACGCGGTAGCGTCGCGCACTTGCCGCGTCTGGTGTTCAGCGGTGTCTGGAGGGCGGGTAGAAATCGGAGGAGCCATGTCGCTTCATCGGCAGCGCGCAGAAAAAGTTGCGTACTTTTTTCAGCGGGCGTGTGTCCGGCGACGCGCATCCGAAGACGTACGCACTTGCGCACGTCTCATCCACTCCAACTCGAGACGCTGCGCAGCGAATCGGGGTAGGGGGCGCGGGCTAGGCCGCGTTCGGTGATGATTGCGGAGATCAGGCTGGCCGGTGTGATGTCGAATGCGGGGTTGTAGATGCCGACTTGTGCCGGTGTGATTTGGGTATGCCCGATGTGCGTAACTTCGCGCGGATCGCGCTCTTCGATTGGGATATGCGCCCCGTCCGTGGTATTCAGGTCGATCGTGGAACACGGCGCCGCGACATAGAACGGGATGTGATGATACTGCGCACAAACCGCCACACTGTAGGTGCCGATCTTGTTCGCGACGTCGCCGTTCGCCGCGACGCGATCTGCGCCGACGATGACTTTATCGATCCGGCCCTGTTGCATCAGGAATCCCGCCGTACTGTCGGTGATCACGGTAATTTGCATCCCGTATTTCTGTAACTCCCAGGCCGTGAGTCGCGAGCCTTGCAAGAACGGACGCGTTTCGTCGACGTAGACATGAATGCGCTTGCCTTCTTCCTGCGCGCGATACAGCACCGCGAGCGCCGTACCGAATCCGGCCGTGGCCAGCGCGCCCGCGTTGCAGTGGGTCAGGATGGTGTCGCCGTTTTTCAGCAACGTGTCGCCGTGCCGCCCGATCGCGAGCGAGGTCTCGAGGTCTTCCTGATAAATCCGCAGCGCTTCGTCTTTCATTGCGGCGACAATTGCGGGCAGACCGTTGTTGCGCATGCCCTGCGAGACGCGAAGCATGCGTTCAATTGCCCAACGGAGATTGATGGCCGTCGGCCGCGTGCCGAGCAACGTTTCCGCCACGCGATGCAGTTTGTCTTCAAACGCGGCGTAGGTGCTGACGCCGATCCCCATCGCGCCGAGCGTCATCCCGAACGCTGCGGCCACGCCGATCGCCGGAGCGCCGCGCACCACGAGGTCGCGAATCGCATCGGCGACGCCTTTGTAATCGCCGCAGCTGAGATAAACTTCTTGCAGCGGGAGTTTGCGTTGGTCGAGCAACAGGACTTTGTCGCCTTGCCATTCGATCGGTTTGATTAACGGAATCATCGCTCAGCCCAATTTCTTTTTGAGAAGTGCTTGCAACAGTTGCGGATTCGCTTGCCCCTTCGTCTGTTTCATCACTTGGCCGATGAAAAACGCCAACAAATTCGTCTTGCCCGCGCGATACGCCGCCACATTGGCCGCGTTGGCGGCCAAGATCGCGTCGATCACCGGTTCCAACGCGGCCGGATCGCTGACTTGCTTCAGTCCTTGCTGCTGAATGATCGTCTCGGGATCGGCGCCGTCTTGATACATGACTTCAAACACGCCCTTCGCCATTTTTCCGGTGATCGTCCCGTCTTCAATGCGTTTCACTAAAGTGGCCAAATGCGCCGGCGTGATCTTAGCCTGCGCGATGTCGAGGTTGGCGGCATTTAGTCGCCCTTGCAGTTCGGACGTGATCCAGTTGCACAACGCCTTCGGGCTCGCGTGATGGCCGATGGCGGCTTCGAAGAAATGCGCCACCTGTTGGTCGGCCGTCAACACGCGGGCGTCGTATTCGCTGAGTCCCAACGCGCGCACGTAGCGTTCCATTTTTTGCTGCGGCAGTTCGGGCAGCGCACCCCGAATGGCTTCCAACCACGCGGCCTCGACCTGGAGCGGACACAAGTCGGGGTCGGGAAAATAGCGATAATCGTGTGCCTCTTCCTTGCTGCGCAACGATGCGGAGCGTCCGGCAGCCTCGTCCCAGAGCCGTGTTTCCTGTTCCACGCGTCCGCCGGCCTCGAGGACTGCGATTTGGCGCTGCATTTCGTAAGTAATCGCGTGTTCCAAGAAGCGAAACGAATTGAGATTCTTCAATTCCGTGCGCGTGCCGAACGCCTTGCTGCCGACCGGCCGCATCGAAATATTCGCGTCGCAGCGCAGCGACCCTTCTTGCATGTTCCCGTCGCAGATGCGGAGGTACATCAGGATATTGCGCAACTGTTTCAGATACGCCGTGGCCTCCGCCGTGGAGCGCAAGTCCGGCCCGCTGACGATTTCAATCAGCGGTACCGACGAGCGATTCAGATCGACATGGCTGTACCGATCGTGCGCGTCGTGCAGCAGCTTGCCCGCGTCTTCTTCCATATGGATGCGTTGGATCGTGATCCGCTTCGTGGCGCCGTCGAGGTCGCAATCCAAAAACCCATGTTCGCACAGCGGACGTTCATATTGCGAGATCTGATAGCCCTTCGGGAGATCGGGATAGAAATAATTCTTCCGCGCAAAGACACTGCGCGGCGCGATCGTGCACTGCAACGCCAATCCGGCGCGAATCGCAAACTCCACGGCCGTGCGATTCAGGACCGGCAACGCCCCGGGCTGCCCGGTGCAGACCGGACAGATGTTCGTATTCGGCGGCGCGCCGAACGTGGTCGGACAGCCACAAAAGAGCTTACTCTGCGTCAGCAACTGCGCGTGGACTTCTAATCCGATCACGGGTTCGTAATTCATATCGACTTCGTCCCTACGTTCGGTCGGCGCGTATGCCACGTTTGTTGCTGTTCATACGTGTGTGCGACGCGCAGCAGCGTGGCCTCGTCGAGGTGGCGCCCCATGATTTGCAAACCGATCGGGAGTCCGGCCGGGGTGAAGCCGCACGGGAGCGAGATCCCCGGGAGCCCGGCCAAATTGCACGAAACGGTGCAGATGTCCGCCAAATACATTTGGACCGGATCGTCGAGTTTTTCCCCGAGTCGAAACGCGGTGGTCGGCGTGGTCGGGGTGCAAATGACATCGACGTGTTCGAACGCGGCCTGAAAGTCACGCGCGATCAACGTGCGGACGCGTTGCGCTTGTTGGTAATACGCGTCGTAGTAACCGGAGCTGAGCACGAATGTGCCGATGATCAAACGCCGTGTGACTTCGGGACCGAAGCCCTCGCTGCGGCTGTTGAAGTAGAGATCGTGTAAGTCTTCGCCGTGCGTGGAGCGATAGCCGTAGCGGACGCCATCGTAGCGGGCCAGGTTGGCGCTCGCCTCCGCCGGGGCGATAATATAGTAACAAGGGACGGCGTATTTGGTGTGCGGCAAGTGGATCGGTGTGAGCGTGGCGCCCATTTCGGTGAGCACGCCGAGTGCGGCCCGCACCGCGGACTCGACTTGGGCATCCGTCCCGCTGCCGAAATATTCCTCTGGGACGCCGATGCGTAACCCTTTCACGCCTTGCGTCAGCGCGGCTTGATAATCCGGCACTGGAACTGCGAGCGACGTGGAATCGGCCGGATCATGTCCGGCGATTGTCTGGAGCAGCACGGCTGCGTCTTCCACGGTATGGGTCATCGGGCCGATTTGGTCCAGCGACGACGCGAAGGCCACGAGGCCGTATCGACTGACGCGTCCGTACGTCGGTTTCAATCCGACGATGCCGCAAAACGATGCCGGTTGGCGGATCGAGCCGCCGGTGTCGCTCCCCAACGCGCCGGCGCACAACTCGGCAGCGACGGCCGTCGCGGAGCCGCCGCTCGAACCGCCCGGTGTGCGTTCCACGTCCCACGGATTGCGTGTGACGCCGAACGCGGAGTGTTCGGTGGATGCGCCCATCGCGAATTCATCCATGTTGGTCTTGCCGAGGATCACCGCGCCGGCATCGAGCAGCCGTTGTACCGCCGTGGCGGTGAACGTCGGGCGAAATTGCGCAAGCATTTTCGATGCGCAACTGGTCGGCAGCCCCGGGACGTGCATCACGTCTTTGATCGCGAGCGGGACGCCGGTCAGCGGCGTGAGGTTTCGCCCGCTGCGCCGTTGTTCATCGGCCTGCCGCGCCTGTTGCAGCGCCAAATCGCCGGCGGTCGTGAGGTAGGCATTCAATTCCGGGTTATGGGCGTGCATCGCCGCCAAATAGGCCTCGGTGAGCGCGACGCTGGTCCGCTCTCCGGTGGCGAGTTGACGGCTACATTCGGCAATCGTGGTCATTCGATTACTTTCGGGACCGCAAAATAGCGGCCATCCTGAGCTGGCGCTTGGGCCAGAATCGCCTCGGCCTGGGTGCACGTGTGAATGACATCCGGACGCAGCGGCGTTCCGTCCGCGCGTTGGTCCGACATCGGTGGGACGTCGTGCGTCGGCACGGCGTTTAATTGTTCGACGAATTCGAGAATCGTCGCGCACTGTGCGGCGTAGCGATCCAATGCAGTCGCGTCGAGTCCGAGCCGCGCCAGTTGCGCAGCGTGTTCGATCAGTTGTTTGGTCTCAGGGGCCATAAAGTGATTAATGATGCGTGTGCCGGTAACATGTGGGCGGCTACCGTGGCAAGATGATTGAGCAGCGCGCCCGATTCGTGTACAAGCAGCGGATGGACACGACCCCACTCTGGTTTCCGTATCTGTTAGTTGGCCTGTTTGGTCTCTGTATCGG from Deltaproteobacteria bacterium includes:
- the gatC gene encoding Asp-tRNA(Asn)/Glu-tRNA(Gln) amidotransferase subunit GatC codes for the protein MAPETKQLIEHAAQLARLGLDATALDRYAAQCATILEFVEQLNAVPTHDVPPMSDQRADGTPLRPDVIHTCTQAEAILAQAPAQDGRYFAVPKVIE
- the mtnA gene encoding S-methyl-5-thioribose-1-phosphate isomerase, which gives rise to MIPLIKPIEWQGDKVLLLDQRKLPLQEVYLSCGDYKGVADAIRDLVVRGAPAIGVAAAFGMTLGAMGIGVSTYAAFEDKLHRVAETLLGTRPTAINLRWAIERMLRVSQGMRNNGLPAIVAAMKDEALRIYQEDLETSLAIGRHGDTLLKNGDTILTHCNAGALATAGFGTALAVLYRAQEEGKRIHVYVDETRPFLQGSRLTAWELQKYGMQITVITDSTAGFLMQQGRIDKVIVGADRVAANGDVANKIGTYSVAVCAQYHHIPFYVAAPCSTIDLNTTDGAHIPIEERDPREVTHIGHTQITPAQVGIYNPAFDITPASLISAIITERGLARAPYPDSLRSVSSWSG
- the gatB gene encoding Asp-tRNA(Asn)/Glu-tRNA(Gln) amidotransferase subunit GatB, which produces MNYEPVIGLEVHAQLLTQSKLFCGCPTTFGAPPNTNICPVCTGQPGALPVLNRTAVEFAIRAGLALQCTIAPRSVFARKNYFYPDLPKGYQISQYERPLCEHGFLDCDLDGATKRITIQRIHMEEDAGKLLHDAHDRYSHVDLNRSSVPLIEIVSGPDLRSTAEATAYLKQLRNILMYLRICDGNMQEGSLRCDANISMRPVGSKAFGTRTELKNLNSFRFLEHAITYEMQRQIAVLEAGGRVEQETRLWDEAAGRSASLRSKEEAHDYRYFPDPDLCPLQVEAAWLEAIRGALPELPQQKMERYVRALGLSEYDARVLTADQQVAHFFEAAIGHHASPKALCNWITSELQGRLNAANLDIAQAKITPAHLATLVKRIEDGTITGKMAKGVFEVMYQDGADPETIIQQQGLKQVSDPAALEPVIDAILAANAANVAAYRAGKTNLLAFFIGQVMKQTKGQANPQLLQALLKKKLG
- the gatA gene encoding Asp-tRNA(Asn)/Glu-tRNA(Gln) amidotransferase subunit GatA translates to MTTIAECSRQLATGERTSVALTEAYLAAMHAHNPELNAYLTTAGDLALQQARQADEQRRSGRNLTPLTGVPLAIKDVMHVPGLPTSCASKMLAQFRPTFTATAVQRLLDAGAVILGKTNMDEFAMGASTEHSAFGVTRNPWDVERTPGGSSGGSATAVAAELCAGALGSDTGGSIRQPASFCGIVGLKPTYGRVSRYGLVAFASSLDQIGPMTHTVEDAAVLLQTIAGHDPADSTSLAVPVPDYQAALTQGVKGLRIGVPEEYFGSGTDAQVESAVRAALGVLTEMGATLTPIHLPHTKYAVPCYYIIAPAEASANLARYDGVRYGYRSTHGEDLHDLYFNSRSEGFGPEVTRRLIIGTFVLSSGYYDAYYQQAQRVRTLIARDFQAAFEHVDVICTPTTPTTAFRLGEKLDDPVQMYLADICTVSCNLAGLPGISLPCGFTPAGLPIGLQIMGRHLDEATLLRVAHTYEQQQTWHTRRPNVGTKSI
- a CDS encoding EamA family transporter; this translates as MSIALLLLLNLLYAATPTCTAVAADTLPPLTFVWMRHTLAALVILPFVWRRGFQPMPWAVWGRIALATALAFTIASLLQAESLRRSAASVGALIVAMEPITMIVFAACFLREGIRPLQAMALGMAVLGFLTLSGGGNSALLAGNCLYLIAVICEATLAVLLKPVVARYAPTQVLAACLGCAALYLLPFQSTTTWAYIHGLSWQGWTALGYLGLGCSAFGTYLWLRALRQLRVSSIAIAWFLQPVCGSLLAVGLLGEPLTPQLLTGGTLILGAVGLLFRLDPAFAAHRVRGGTVPSRWIPMHAAALVERSYAADSYPIAQWLPPPVYALLPRRRARFRWCPQAYHHRPRRQTGHPHRTAA